The Streptomyces sp. Je 1-332 genome has a window encoding:
- the bldD gene encoding transcriptional regulator BldD, which produces MSSEYAKQLGAKLRAIRTQQGLSLHGVEEKSQGRWKAVVVGSYERGDRAVTVQRLAELADFYGVPVQELLPGTAPGGAAEPPPKLVLDLERLAHVPQEKAGPLQRYAATIQSQRGDYNGKVLSIRQDDLRTLAVIYDQSPSVLTEQLISWGVLDADARRAVAHDDV; this is translated from the coding sequence ATGTCCAGCGAATACGCCAAACAGCTCGGGGCCAAGCTCCGCGCCATCCGTACCCAGCAGGGCCTTTCCCTCCACGGTGTCGAGGAAAAGTCCCAGGGCCGCTGGAAGGCGGTCGTGGTCGGTTCGTACGAACGCGGCGACCGCGCCGTGACCGTACAGCGCCTTGCCGAGCTGGCGGACTTCTACGGCGTCCCGGTCCAGGAACTCCTGCCCGGAACCGCGCCGGGCGGCGCGGCCGAGCCGCCGCCCAAGCTCGTCCTCGACCTTGAGCGTCTGGCGCACGTGCCGCAGGAGAAGGCAGGCCCCCTGCAGCGGTACGCCGCCACGATCCAGTCGCAGCGCGGTGACTACAACGGCAAGGTGCTCTCGATCCGCCAGGACGACCTGCGCACCCTCGCCGTGATCTATGACCAGTCGCCCTCGGTCCTCACCGAGCAGCTGATCAGCTGGGGCGTCCTGGACGCGGACGCGCGCCGCGCCGTCGCCCACGACGACGTCTGA
- a CDS encoding aspartate carbamoyltransferase catalytic subunit, which yields MMRHLISAADLTRDDAVLILDTAEEMARVADRPIKKLPALRGRTICNLFFEDSTRTRISFEAAEKRLSADVINFAAKGSSVSKGESLKDTAQTLEAMGVDAVVIRHGASGAPYRLATSGWIDAPVINAGDGTHQHPTQALLDAFTMRRRLVGRDAGLGKDLSGKRITLVGDVLHSRVARSNVDLLHTLGAEVTLVAPPTLVPVGVDTWPCDVSYDLDRVLPDSDAVMMLRVQRERMNAAFFPTEREYSRRYGLDGERMAKMPEHAIVMHPGPMVRGMEITAEVADSDRCTVIEQVANGVHTRMAVLYLLLGGNEPAVTHTRTEESK from the coding sequence ATGATGCGTCACCTCATCTCGGCCGCCGACCTCACCCGCGACGACGCCGTTCTCATCCTCGACACCGCCGAGGAGATGGCCCGGGTCGCCGACCGGCCGATCAAGAAGCTTCCCGCCCTGCGCGGCCGCACGATCTGCAATCTGTTCTTCGAGGACTCCACGCGGACCCGGATCTCCTTCGAGGCCGCCGAGAAGCGCCTCTCCGCCGACGTCATCAACTTCGCCGCCAAGGGTTCCAGCGTCTCCAAGGGCGAGTCCCTCAAGGACACCGCCCAGACCCTGGAGGCGATGGGCGTCGACGCCGTCGTCATCCGGCACGGCGCCTCCGGCGCCCCCTACCGCCTCGCCACCTCCGGCTGGATCGACGCCCCGGTGATCAACGCGGGTGACGGCACCCACCAGCACCCCACCCAGGCCCTGCTCGACGCCTTCACCATGCGCCGCCGCCTCGTCGGCCGGGACGCGGGCCTCGGCAAGGACCTGAGCGGCAAGCGCATCACGCTCGTCGGCGACGTCCTGCACAGCCGCGTCGCGCGCTCGAACGTCGACCTCCTGCACACCCTGGGCGCCGAGGTGACCCTGGTCGCCCCGCCCACCCTGGTGCCGGTCGGCGTGGACACCTGGCCCTGCGACGTGAGTTACGACCTGGACCGGGTGCTCCCGGACTCCGACGCCGTGATGATGCTGCGCGTGCAGCGCGAGCGCATGAACGCCGCGTTCTTCCCGACCGAGCGCGAGTACTCGCGTCGCTACGGCCTGGACGGCGAGCGCATGGCGAAGATGCCCGAGCATGCCATCGTCATGCACCCCGGGCCGATGGTCCGCGGCATGGAGATCACCGCCGAGGTCGCCGACTCCGACCGCTGCACGGTCATCGAGCAGGTCGCCAACGGCGTGCACACCCGGATGGCCGTCCTCTACCTGCTCCTGGGCGGCAACGAACCCGCCGTCACCCACACCCGTACCGAGGAGAGCAAGTAA
- the pyrR gene encoding bifunctional pyr operon transcriptional regulator/uracil phosphoribosyltransferase PyrR, producing the protein MDSNDTNEPDVARPVLEGPDIARVLTRIAHEIVERAKGAEDVVLLGIPTRGVFLARRLAEKLEEITGRGIPVGSLDITMYRDDLRMHPPRALARTEIPGDGIDGRLVVLVDDVLFSGRTIRAALDGLNDIGRPRAVQLAVLVDRGHRELPIRADYVGKNLPTSLRETVKVQLAEEDGRDAVLLGAKPASA; encoded by the coding sequence ATGGACTCGAACGACACGAACGAACCCGATGTCGCCCGGCCGGTTCTCGAAGGCCCGGACATCGCACGGGTGTTGACCCGCATCGCGCACGAGATCGTCGAGCGCGCCAAAGGCGCCGAAGACGTGGTGCTGCTCGGCATTCCCACCCGCGGCGTCTTCCTCGCACGGCGACTCGCCGAGAAACTCGAAGAAATCACCGGACGCGGTATCCCGGTTGGCTCACTCGACATCACGATGTACCGCGACGATCTGCGGATGCATCCGCCGCGCGCACTGGCCCGCACCGAGATCCCCGGTGACGGCATCGACGGCCGCCTCGTCGTCCTCGTCGACGACGTGCTCTTCTCCGGTCGCACCATCCGCGCCGCCCTCGACGGTCTGAACGACATCGGGCGCCCGCGCGCGGTGCAGCTCGCCGTCCTCGTCGACCGCGGCCACCGCGAACTCCCGATCCGCGCCGATTACGTCGGCAAGAACCTCCCCACGTCGCTGCGGGAGACGGTCAAGGTCCAGCTCGCCGAGGAGGACGGCCGCGACGCCGTGCTGCTCGGTGCCAAGCCCGCTTCCGCGTAG
- the carA gene encoding glutamine-hydrolyzing carbamoyl-phosphate synthase small subunit: MTTSTRGASKTPAVLVLEDGRIFRGRAYGAVGETFGEAVFSTGMSGYQETLTDPSYHRQVVVMTAPHVGNTGVNDEDPESKRIWVAGYVVRDPARVPSNWRSRRTLDEELVSQGVVGISGIDTRALTRHLRERGAMRVGIFSGSALPDEGVMLAEVRQQPEMKGANLAAEVATKETYVVPAVGEKRYTVAAVDLGIKGMTPHRMAERGIEVHVLPATATVDDIYAVQPDGVFFSNGPGDPATADGPVALMQAVLERRTPLFGICFGNQILGRALGFGTFKLKYGHRGINQPVQDRTTGKVEVTAHNHGFAVDAPLDKVSDTPYGRAEVSHVCLNDQVVEGLQLLDQPAFSVQYHPEAAAGPHDAAYLFDRFVSLMTAEGAQRA; the protein is encoded by the coding sequence ATGACGACCTCCACAAGGGGAGCCTCGAAGACTCCCGCCGTACTCGTCCTGGAGGACGGCCGCATCTTCCGCGGCCGCGCCTACGGGGCCGTGGGGGAGACCTTCGGCGAAGCGGTGTTCTCCACCGGCATGTCCGGCTACCAGGAGACCCTCACCGACCCCTCGTACCACCGCCAGGTCGTCGTCATGACGGCCCCGCACGTCGGCAACACCGGCGTGAACGACGAGGACCCCGAGTCGAAGCGGATCTGGGTCGCCGGTTACGTCGTGCGCGACCCCGCGCGCGTGCCCTCCAACTGGCGCTCCCGGCGCACACTCGACGAGGAACTCGTCAGCCAGGGCGTGGTGGGCATCAGCGGCATCGACACGCGCGCGCTCACCCGCCACCTGCGCGAGCGCGGCGCGATGCGGGTCGGGATCTTCTCCGGCAGCGCGCTGCCGGACGAGGGCGTGATGCTCGCCGAGGTCCGCCAGCAGCCCGAGATGAAGGGCGCGAACCTCGCCGCCGAGGTCGCCACCAAGGAGACGTACGTCGTCCCCGCGGTCGGCGAGAAGCGCTACACCGTGGCCGCCGTCGACCTCGGCATCAAGGGCATGACCCCGCACCGCATGGCCGAGCGCGGCATCGAGGTGCACGTCCTGCCCGCGACCGCGACCGTCGATGACATCTACGCGGTGCAGCCCGACGGCGTGTTCTTCTCCAACGGCCCCGGCGACCCGGCGACCGCGGACGGCCCCGTCGCCCTCATGCAGGCCGTCCTGGAGCGCAGGACCCCGCTCTTCGGCATCTGCTTCGGCAACCAGATCCTCGGCCGCGCCCTCGGCTTCGGCACGTTCAAGCTGAAGTACGGCCACCGAGGCATCAACCAGCCGGTGCAGGACCGCACCACCGGCAAGGTCGAGGTCACCGCGCACAATCACGGTTTCGCCGTCGACGCGCCCCTCGACAAGGTCTCCGACACGCCCTACGGCCGCGCCGAGGTCTCCCACGTGTGCCTGAACGACCAGGTGGTGGAGGGGCTCCAGCTCCTCGACCAGCCCGCGTTCAGCGTCCAGTACCACCCCGAAGCAGCCGCCGGCCCGCACGACGCCGCGTACCTCTTCGACCGCTTCGTATCCTTGATGACCGCAGAAGGAGCCCAGCGTGCCTAA
- a CDS encoding dihydroorotase, protein MSKTLIRGAKVLGGDAQDVLIDGETILEVGTGIDAGDATVVEADGKILLPGLVDLHTHLREPGREDSETVLTGTRAAASGGYTAVFAMANTFPVADTAGVVEQVYRLGQEGGYADVQPIGAVTVGLEGKKLAELGAMHESAAGVTVFSDDGKCVDDAVIMRRALEYVKAFGGVVAQHAQEPRLTEGAQMNEGVVSAELGLGGWPAVAEESIIARDVLLAEHVGSRVHICHLSTAGSVEIVRWAKSRGIDVTAEVTPHHLLLTDEMVRSYNPVYKVNPPLRTERDVMALREALADGTIDIVATDHAPHPHEDKDCEWAAAAMGMVGLETALSVVQQTMVETGLLTWAAVADRMSVKPAEIGQAKGHGRPVSAGEPANLTLLDPAYRGVVDPAGFASRSGNTPYEGRELPGRVTHTWLRGRATLVDGKLA, encoded by the coding sequence ATGAGCAAGACCCTGATCCGTGGTGCGAAGGTGCTCGGCGGCGACGCCCAGGACGTCCTGATCGACGGCGAGACGATCCTCGAAGTGGGGACCGGCATCGACGCGGGCGACGCGACCGTCGTCGAGGCCGACGGCAAGATCCTGCTGCCCGGCCTCGTCGACCTGCACACCCACCTGCGCGAGCCCGGCCGCGAGGACTCCGAGACCGTCCTGACCGGCACGCGCGCCGCCGCGTCCGGCGGCTACACCGCGGTGTTCGCCATGGCCAACACCTTCCCCGTCGCCGACACCGCCGGCGTCGTCGAGCAGGTCTACCGCCTGGGTCAGGAAGGCGGGTACGCGGACGTCCAGCCGATCGGCGCCGTCACCGTCGGCCTGGAGGGCAAGAAGCTCGCGGAGCTCGGCGCCATGCACGAGTCCGCCGCAGGCGTCACCGTCTTCTCCGACGACGGCAAGTGCGTCGACGACGCCGTGATCATGCGCCGCGCCCTGGAGTACGTGAAGGCGTTCGGCGGGGTCGTCGCCCAGCACGCGCAGGAGCCGCGCCTGACCGAGGGCGCCCAGATGAACGAGGGCGTCGTCTCCGCCGAACTGGGCCTCGGCGGCTGGCCCGCCGTCGCCGAGGAGTCGATCATCGCGCGTGACGTGCTGCTCGCCGAGCACGTCGGCTCGCGGGTGCACATCTGCCACCTGTCGACCGCCGGCTCCGTCGAGATCGTGCGCTGGGCCAAGTCGCGCGGCATCGACGTGACCGCCGAGGTCACCCCGCACCACCTGCTCCTGACCGACGAGATGGTCCGGTCGTACAACCCGGTCTACAAGGTCAACCCGCCGCTGCGGACCGAGCGCGACGTCATGGCGCTGCGCGAGGCGCTGGCCGACGGCACGATCGACATCGTCGCCACCGACCACGCCCCGCACCCGCACGAGGACAAGGACTGCGAGTGGGCCGCGGCGGCCATGGGCATGGTGGGCCTGGAGACCGCGCTCTCCGTCGTCCAGCAGACGATGGTCGAGACGGGCCTGCTCACCTGGGCCGCGGTCGCCGACCGGATGTCCGTCAAGCCCGCCGAGATCGGGCAGGCGAAGGGCCACGGCCGTCCCGTCTCGGCAGGTGAGCCCGCGAACCTCACGCTCCTCGATCCGGCTTACCGTGGAGTCGTGGACCCCGCGGGCTTCGCCTCGCGCAGCGGCAACACCCCCTACGAGGGCCGTGAGCTGCCCGGCCGCGTGACGCACACCTGGCTGCGGGGCCGCGCCACGCTCGTCGACGGGAAGCTCGCGTGA